One genomic segment of Ictidomys tridecemlineatus isolate mIctTri1 chromosome Y, mIctTri1.hap1, whole genome shotgun sequence includes these proteins:
- the LOC144371983 gene encoding uncharacterized protein LOC144371983 isoform X1, translating into MQRRAWRPSIPDAGGTAQSVRRGRGRAGFRNLWLFFRSDSASHPSSQEFSAPGTQVTLLPVTPHTPISGAWRFLERTLGHNKRQKWQITSHYGPECYKQEECEENPCELKLYRKSLVSLKSVHTQMLTQTGDGPYESTVCGKVISCSNDIQRHEDSHTGWQPDECQQCDEATSSPIDVQSHTRTHTGGKAFQSEVCGTAFYSPTLFRIHERTHSGEKFHEGKEGGKTLVSPTGLHSHVITHTGKVLFKCNVCGKDFAYQSLFRIHQRKHTRERSYESQQCGKAHTTLSYLQIQEQIHTGEKTNECQQCEKVFTTSLSLDRHEQTHTGEKPYQCQQCGKAYSTSSYLQIHEQIHAGEKPNECQQCGKVFTTSSSLHRHERTHTGEKPYECEQCGKAFTQSNRLHSHEKTHTGEKPYECQQCGKAFSTSSYLHIHERTHTGEKPYECKQCGKAFTNSSILHRHERTHMKKKPYKCQQCGKAFTTLSYLQIHEQIHTGEKTNECQQCGKVFTTSSSLHRHERTHTGERSYQCQQCGKAYTTLSYLQIHEQFHAGEKLNECQQCGKVFTTSFSLHRHKWTHTGEKPYECKQCGKAFALLSSLHSHKKTHTENKPYVCQQCGKVFTTSFNLHRHEQMHTREKPYECKQCGKAFSMSSKLHRHEQMHTGEKPYECKQCGKAFTKSSKLHRHEQMHTGEKPYKCEQCGKAFSMLSKLHRHEKTHTGEKPYECQQCGKAFSTSSYLHIHERTHSGEKPYGCKQCGKAFTDSSKLHRHERTHTREKPYECQQCGKVCTTLSYLQIHEQIHTGENPNKCQQCGKVFTTSFSLGRHERTHSGEKPYQCQQCGKVYSTASNLHIHEQTHSGVKPYECKQCGKAFARSSQLHKHEQTHTGGKPYECKQCGKAFAESSQLHRHERTHRGEKPYECQQCGKAFATSSHLKSHGRTHTGEKPYQCKQCGKAFTQSHHLHRHEKTHTGEKTYEYQQCGEPLDTSSEPHILGSIHAEEQPNEYQQCGKVFFLFFLSQT; encoded by the coding sequence GCAGATCACATCTCACTATGGACCCGAATGCTACAAGCaggaagaatgtgaagagaaccCATGTGAATTGAAACTATACaggaaatctctggtttctctcaaAAGTGTTCATACACAAATGTTAACACAAACTGGAGATGGACCCTATGAAAGTACAGTATGTGGGAAAGTCATCAGCTGTTCCAATGACATTCAAAGGCATGAAGATTCTCATACTGGGTGGCAACCtgatgaatgtcaacaatgtgatGAAGCCACATCTTCTCCCATAGATGTTCAAAGTCACACAAGAACACATACCGGAGGTAAAGCTTTTCAAAGTGAGGTATGTGGGACAGCCTTTTATTCCCCCACTTTATTTAgaatacatgaaagaactcattctggagagaaattTCATGAAGGTAAAGAAGGTGGTAAAACCTTGGTTTCACCCACAGGTCTACACAGTCACGTGATCACGCACACTGGgaaagtactttttaaatgtaacgtatgtgggaaagactttgctTACCAAAGTTTATTTAgaatacatcagagaaaacatactaGAGAGAGATCCTATGAaagtcaacaatgtggaaaagcccaCACTACTTTGTCTTATCTTCAGATACAAGAACAAATCCATACGGGCGAGAAGACCAATGAATGCCAACAATGTGAAAAAGTCTTCACTACTTCTTTATCCCTTGACAGACATGAACAaacgcatactggagagaagccctatcaatgtcaacaatgtggaaaagcctacaGTACTTCatcttaccttcagatacatgaacaaatccatgctggagagaagcccaatgaatgccaacaatgtggaaaagtcttcactacttcttcttcccttcacagacatgaacggacgcatactggagagaagccctatgaatgtgagcagtgtggcaaagccttcactcagtccaatcgccttcactcacatgaaaaaactcatactggggagaagccctatgaatgtcaacaatgtgggaaagccttcagtactTCTTCCTACCTTCACATACATGAGCGgactcatactggggagaagccctatgaatgtaagcagtgtggcaaagccttcactaaCTCCTCTAtacttcacagacatgaaagaacACATATGAAAAAGAAACCCTATAAATGccaacaatgtgggaaagccttcactactttgtcttaccttcagatacatgaacaaattcatactggagagaaaacaaatgaatgccaacaatgtggaaaagtcttcactacTTCTTCTTCCCTTCACAGACATGAACGAACGCATACTGGAGAGAGGTCCTatcaatgtcaacaatgtggaaaagcctatACTACTTTgtcttaccttcagatacatgaacaatTCCATGCTGGAGAGAAGCTCAATGAAtgccaacaatgtggaaaagtcttcactacTTCTTTTTCCCTTCACCGACATAAATGgacgcatactggagagaagccctatgaatgtaagcagtgtggcaaagcttttgctcTATTGTCTAGCCTTCACTCACATAAAAAAACTCATACGGAAAATAAACCCTATgtatgtcaacaatgtggaaaagtcttcactacttcttttaaccttcacagacatgaacaaatgcatactagagagaagccctatgaatgtaagcagtgtggcaaagccttcagtATGTCCTCTAAACTTCACAGACATGAACaaatgcatactggagagaagccctatgaatgtaagcagtgtggcaaagccttcactaaGTCCTCTAAACTTCACAGACATGAACaaatgcatactggagagaagccctataaatgtgagcagtgtggcaaagcctttagtATGTTGTCTAaacttcacagacatgaaaaaactcatactggggagaagccctatgaatgccaacaatgtgggaaagccttcagtactTCTTCCTATCTTCACATACATGAGCGGACTCATagtggggagaagccctatggatgtaagcagtgtggcaaagccttcactgaCTCCTCTAaacttcacagacatgaaagaacacataccagagagaaaccctatgaatgtcaacaatgtgggaaAGTATGCACTACTTTgtcttaccttcagatacatgaacaaatccatactggagagaatCCCAATAAAtgccaacaatgtggaaaagtcttcactacTTCTTTTTCCCTTGGCAGACATGAACGGACTCATAGTGGAGAAAAGCCTTatcaatgtcaacaatgtggaaaagtctacAGTACTGCCTCTAACCTTCACATACATGAACAAACCCATTCTGGAGTGAAGCCCTATGAGTGTAAGCAGTgcggaaaagcctttgctagatcttctCAGCTTCACAAACATgaacaaactcatactggagggaagccctatgaatgtaaacagtgtggcaaagcctttgctgaATCTTCTCAGCTTCACAGACATGAACGAACTCATaggggagagaagccctatgaatgtcaacaatgtggaaaagcctttgctacatccagtCACCTTAAGagtcatggaagaacacatactggagagaagccctatcaatgtaagcagtgtggcaaagccttcactcaaTCCCATCATCTTCACAGGCATGAaaaaacacatactggagagaagactTATGAATATCAACAATGTGGAGAACCCCTTGACACATCCAGTGAACCTCACATACTTGGAAGTATTCATGCAGAAGAGCAGCCTAATGAAtaccaacaatgtggaaaagtctttttcttgttttttctttcacagaCATGA
- the LOC144371983 gene encoding uncharacterized protein LOC144371983 isoform X2, with amino-acid sequence MGFAGCFPEEPLQRCDAGSPQKPGIYRQITSHYGPECYKQEECEENPCELKLYRKSLVSLKSVHTQMLTQTGDGPYESTVCGKVISCSNDIQRHEDSHTGWQPDECQQCDEATSSPIDVQSHTRTHTGGKAFQSEVCGTAFYSPTLFRIHERTHSGEKFHEGKEGGKTLVSPTGLHSHVITHTGKVLFKCNVCGKDFAYQSLFRIHQRKHTRERSYESQQCGKAHTTLSYLQIQEQIHTGEKTNECQQCEKVFTTSLSLDRHEQTHTGEKPYQCQQCGKAYSTSSYLQIHEQIHAGEKPNECQQCGKVFTTSSSLHRHERTHTGEKPYECEQCGKAFTQSNRLHSHEKTHTGEKPYECQQCGKAFSTSSYLHIHERTHTGEKPYECKQCGKAFTNSSILHRHERTHMKKKPYKCQQCGKAFTTLSYLQIHEQIHTGEKTNECQQCGKVFTTSSSLHRHERTHTGERSYQCQQCGKAYTTLSYLQIHEQFHAGEKLNECQQCGKVFTTSFSLHRHKWTHTGEKPYECKQCGKAFALLSSLHSHKKTHTENKPYVCQQCGKVFTTSFNLHRHEQMHTREKPYECKQCGKAFSMSSKLHRHEQMHTGEKPYECKQCGKAFTKSSKLHRHEQMHTGEKPYKCEQCGKAFSMLSKLHRHEKTHTGEKPYECQQCGKAFSTSSYLHIHERTHSGEKPYGCKQCGKAFTDSSKLHRHERTHTREKPYECQQCGKVCTTLSYLQIHEQIHTGENPNKCQQCGKVFTTSFSLGRHERTHSGEKPYQCQQCGKVYSTASNLHIHEQTHSGVKPYECKQCGKAFARSSQLHKHEQTHTGGKPYECKQCGKAFAESSQLHRHERTHRGEKPYECQQCGKAFATSSHLKSHGRTHTGEKPYQCKQCGKAFTQSHHLHRHEKTHTGEKTYEYQQCGEPLDTSSEPHILGSIHAEEQPNEYQQCGKVFFLFFLSQT; translated from the coding sequence GCAGATCACATCTCACTATGGACCCGAATGCTACAAGCaggaagaatgtgaagagaaccCATGTGAATTGAAACTATACaggaaatctctggtttctctcaaAAGTGTTCATACACAAATGTTAACACAAACTGGAGATGGACCCTATGAAAGTACAGTATGTGGGAAAGTCATCAGCTGTTCCAATGACATTCAAAGGCATGAAGATTCTCATACTGGGTGGCAACCtgatgaatgtcaacaatgtgatGAAGCCACATCTTCTCCCATAGATGTTCAAAGTCACACAAGAACACATACCGGAGGTAAAGCTTTTCAAAGTGAGGTATGTGGGACAGCCTTTTATTCCCCCACTTTATTTAgaatacatgaaagaactcattctggagagaaattTCATGAAGGTAAAGAAGGTGGTAAAACCTTGGTTTCACCCACAGGTCTACACAGTCACGTGATCACGCACACTGGgaaagtactttttaaatgtaacgtatgtgggaaagactttgctTACCAAAGTTTATTTAgaatacatcagagaaaacatactaGAGAGAGATCCTATGAaagtcaacaatgtggaaaagcccaCACTACTTTGTCTTATCTTCAGATACAAGAACAAATCCATACGGGCGAGAAGACCAATGAATGCCAACAATGTGAAAAAGTCTTCACTACTTCTTTATCCCTTGACAGACATGAACAaacgcatactggagagaagccctatcaatgtcaacaatgtggaaaagcctacaGTACTTCatcttaccttcagatacatgaacaaatccatgctggagagaagcccaatgaatgccaacaatgtggaaaagtcttcactacttcttcttcccttcacagacatgaacggacgcatactggagagaagccctatgaatgtgagcagtgtggcaaagccttcactcagtccaatcgccttcactcacatgaaaaaactcatactggggagaagccctatgaatgtcaacaatgtgggaaagccttcagtactTCTTCCTACCTTCACATACATGAGCGgactcatactggggagaagccctatgaatgtaagcagtgtggcaaagccttcactaaCTCCTCTAtacttcacagacatgaaagaacACATATGAAAAAGAAACCCTATAAATGccaacaatgtgggaaagccttcactactttgtcttaccttcagatacatgaacaaattcatactggagagaaaacaaatgaatgccaacaatgtggaaaagtcttcactacTTCTTCTTCCCTTCACAGACATGAACGAACGCATACTGGAGAGAGGTCCTatcaatgtcaacaatgtggaaaagcctatACTACTTTgtcttaccttcagatacatgaacaatTCCATGCTGGAGAGAAGCTCAATGAAtgccaacaatgtggaaaagtcttcactacTTCTTTTTCCCTTCACCGACATAAATGgacgcatactggagagaagccctatgaatgtaagcagtgtggcaaagcttttgctcTATTGTCTAGCCTTCACTCACATAAAAAAACTCATACGGAAAATAAACCCTATgtatgtcaacaatgtggaaaagtcttcactacttcttttaaccttcacagacatgaacaaatgcatactagagagaagccctatgaatgtaagcagtgtggcaaagccttcagtATGTCCTCTAAACTTCACAGACATGAACaaatgcatactggagagaagccctatgaatgtaagcagtgtggcaaagccttcactaaGTCCTCTAAACTTCACAGACATGAACaaatgcatactggagagaagccctataaatgtgagcagtgtggcaaagcctttagtATGTTGTCTAaacttcacagacatgaaaaaactcatactggggagaagccctatgaatgccaacaatgtgggaaagccttcagtactTCTTCCTATCTTCACATACATGAGCGGACTCATagtggggagaagccctatggatgtaagcagtgtggcaaagccttcactgaCTCCTCTAaacttcacagacatgaaagaacacataccagagagaaaccctatgaatgtcaacaatgtgggaaAGTATGCACTACTTTgtcttaccttcagatacatgaacaaatccatactggagagaatCCCAATAAAtgccaacaatgtggaaaagtcttcactacTTCTTTTTCCCTTGGCAGACATGAACGGACTCATAGTGGAGAAAAGCCTTatcaatgtcaacaatgtggaaaagtctacAGTACTGCCTCTAACCTTCACATACATGAACAAACCCATTCTGGAGTGAAGCCCTATGAGTGTAAGCAGTgcggaaaagcctttgctagatcttctCAGCTTCACAAACATgaacaaactcatactggagggaagccctatgaatgtaaacagtgtggcaaagcctttgctgaATCTTCTCAGCTTCACAGACATGAACGAACTCATaggggagagaagccctatgaatgtcaacaatgtggaaaagcctttgctacatccagtCACCTTAAGagtcatggaagaacacatactggagagaagccctatcaatgtaagcagtgtggcaaagccttcactcaaTCCCATCATCTTCACAGGCATGAaaaaacacatactggagagaagactTATGAATATCAACAATGTGGAGAACCCCTTGACACATCCAGTGAACCTCACATACTTGGAAGTATTCATGCAGAAGAGCAGCCTAATGAAtaccaacaatgtggaaaagtctttttcttgttttttctttcacagaCATGA
- the LOC144371983 gene encoding uncharacterized protein LOC144371983 isoform X3, with amino-acid sequence MLTQTGDGPYESTVCGKVISCSNDIQRHEDSHTGWQPDECQQCDEATSSPIDVQSHTRTHTGGKAFQSEVCGTAFYSPTLFRIHERTHSGEKFHEGKEGGKTLVSPTGLHSHVITHTGKVLFKCNVCGKDFAYQSLFRIHQRKHTRERSYESQQCGKAHTTLSYLQIQEQIHTGEKTNECQQCEKVFTTSLSLDRHEQTHTGEKPYQCQQCGKAYSTSSYLQIHEQIHAGEKPNECQQCGKVFTTSSSLHRHERTHTGEKPYECEQCGKAFTQSNRLHSHEKTHTGEKPYECQQCGKAFSTSSYLHIHERTHTGEKPYECKQCGKAFTNSSILHRHERTHMKKKPYKCQQCGKAFTTLSYLQIHEQIHTGEKTNECQQCGKVFTTSSSLHRHERTHTGERSYQCQQCGKAYTTLSYLQIHEQFHAGEKLNECQQCGKVFTTSFSLHRHKWTHTGEKPYECKQCGKAFALLSSLHSHKKTHTENKPYVCQQCGKVFTTSFNLHRHEQMHTREKPYECKQCGKAFSMSSKLHRHEQMHTGEKPYECKQCGKAFTKSSKLHRHEQMHTGEKPYKCEQCGKAFSMLSKLHRHEKTHTGEKPYECQQCGKAFSTSSYLHIHERTHSGEKPYGCKQCGKAFTDSSKLHRHERTHTREKPYECQQCGKVCTTLSYLQIHEQIHTGENPNKCQQCGKVFTTSFSLGRHERTHSGEKPYQCQQCGKVYSTASNLHIHEQTHSGVKPYECKQCGKAFARSSQLHKHEQTHTGGKPYECKQCGKAFAESSQLHRHERTHRGEKPYECQQCGKAFATSSHLKSHGRTHTGEKPYQCKQCGKAFTQSHHLHRHEKTHTGEKTYEYQQCGEPLDTSSEPHILGSIHAEEQPNEYQQCGKVFFLFFLSQT; translated from the coding sequence ATGTTAACACAAACTGGAGATGGACCCTATGAAAGTACAGTATGTGGGAAAGTCATCAGCTGTTCCAATGACATTCAAAGGCATGAAGATTCTCATACTGGGTGGCAACCtgatgaatgtcaacaatgtgatGAAGCCACATCTTCTCCCATAGATGTTCAAAGTCACACAAGAACACATACCGGAGGTAAAGCTTTTCAAAGTGAGGTATGTGGGACAGCCTTTTATTCCCCCACTTTATTTAgaatacatgaaagaactcattctggagagaaattTCATGAAGGTAAAGAAGGTGGTAAAACCTTGGTTTCACCCACAGGTCTACACAGTCACGTGATCACGCACACTGGgaaagtactttttaaatgtaacgtatgtgggaaagactttgctTACCAAAGTTTATTTAgaatacatcagagaaaacatactaGAGAGAGATCCTATGAaagtcaacaatgtggaaaagcccaCACTACTTTGTCTTATCTTCAGATACAAGAACAAATCCATACGGGCGAGAAGACCAATGAATGCCAACAATGTGAAAAAGTCTTCACTACTTCTTTATCCCTTGACAGACATGAACAaacgcatactggagagaagccctatcaatgtcaacaatgtggaaaagcctacaGTACTTCatcttaccttcagatacatgaacaaatccatgctggagagaagcccaatgaatgccaacaatgtggaaaagtcttcactacttcttcttcccttcacagacatgaacggacgcatactggagagaagccctatgaatgtgagcagtgtggcaaagccttcactcagtccaatcgccttcactcacatgaaaaaactcatactggggagaagccctatgaatgtcaacaatgtgggaaagccttcagtactTCTTCCTACCTTCACATACATGAGCGgactcatactggggagaagccctatgaatgtaagcagtgtggcaaagccttcactaaCTCCTCTAtacttcacagacatgaaagaacACATATGAAAAAGAAACCCTATAAATGccaacaatgtgggaaagccttcactactttgtcttaccttcagatacatgaacaaattcatactggagagaaaacaaatgaatgccaacaatgtggaaaagtcttcactacTTCTTCTTCCCTTCACAGACATGAACGAACGCATACTGGAGAGAGGTCCTatcaatgtcaacaatgtggaaaagcctatACTACTTTgtcttaccttcagatacatgaacaatTCCATGCTGGAGAGAAGCTCAATGAAtgccaacaatgtggaaaagtcttcactacTTCTTTTTCCCTTCACCGACATAAATGgacgcatactggagagaagccctatgaatgtaagcagtgtggcaaagcttttgctcTATTGTCTAGCCTTCACTCACATAAAAAAACTCATACGGAAAATAAACCCTATgtatgtcaacaatgtggaaaagtcttcactacttcttttaaccttcacagacatgaacaaatgcatactagagagaagccctatgaatgtaagcagtgtggcaaagccttcagtATGTCCTCTAAACTTCACAGACATGAACaaatgcatactggagagaagccctatgaatgtaagcagtgtggcaaagccttcactaaGTCCTCTAAACTTCACAGACATGAACaaatgcatactggagagaagccctataaatgtgagcagtgtggcaaagcctttagtATGTTGTCTAaacttcacagacatgaaaaaactcatactggggagaagccctatgaatgccaacaatgtgggaaagccttcagtactTCTTCCTATCTTCACATACATGAGCGGACTCATagtggggagaagccctatggatgtaagcagtgtggcaaagccttcactgaCTCCTCTAaacttcacagacatgaaagaacacataccagagagaaaccctatgaatgtcaacaatgtgggaaAGTATGCACTACTTTgtcttaccttcagatacatgaacaaatccatactggagagaatCCCAATAAAtgccaacaatgtggaaaagtcttcactacTTCTTTTTCCCTTGGCAGACATGAACGGACTCATAGTGGAGAAAAGCCTTatcaatgtcaacaatgtggaaaagtctacAGTACTGCCTCTAACCTTCACATACATGAACAAACCCATTCTGGAGTGAAGCCCTATGAGTGTAAGCAGTgcggaaaagcctttgctagatcttctCAGCTTCACAAACATgaacaaactcatactggagggaagccctatgaatgtaaacagtgtggcaaagcctttgctgaATCTTCTCAGCTTCACAGACATGAACGAACTCATaggggagagaagccctatgaatgtcaacaatgtggaaaagcctttgctacatccagtCACCTTAAGagtcatggaagaacacatactggagagaagccctatcaatgtaagcagtgtggcaaagccttcactcaaTCCCATCATCTTCACAGGCATGAaaaaacacatactggagagaagactTATGAATATCAACAATGTGGAGAACCCCTTGACACATCCAGTGAACCTCACATACTTGGAAGTATTCATGCAGAAGAGCAGCCTAATGAAtaccaacaatgtggaaaagtctttttcttgttttttctttcacagaCATGA